The genomic window taaagctaagagagaaggacaggatataagtgattttatacatgcatatcctgtgattgaaaatactgactctgtaggtaaaaaaaggagaagatatgcacctttagatttgaataaaattaaggatttgaaaaaaggttgtaccctttatggggctacatcagcttatgtcaaaatgttactagatggtttgtcttatgaagtcctaaccccgaatgattggaaatccatagcaaggatatgcctggaacctggagaaaatttattatggcttgcggaatttcatgaattatgtaaaattcaagtcagatgcaatttggaaataggagttaacacacaattcacttttgagcacttggctggtgaaggtcggtatggagagaattcagaacagactgattataccatgacaatatatgaacaaattgctaaggctgcaataaaagcttggggtgtccttcctggacagaaagatcgtggagaggctttcactaaaatacagcaaggtcccaatgaaccttttgcagattttgtgggacgtttgcaaactgctgtcaaaagaacgattggagaaaatgcagctacagaaataatgaccagacatctggctaaggagaatgccaatgagatttgcaaaagaattatatggggattagacaaagatgctcctttagaggagatcataagacgctgtgctacagtgggaacaaatgctttttacacccggacaatgatgaatgtggaaagacagggtccctcctggcaaaggccttctagagaaactcggcgatgttttcaatatggaaaaattgggcatctaagagctcagtgtagatttggagatacagtgaaaagacagggtgagagaagacctaaaaccccatgtccaaaatgcaacagaggattccattgggcatcagagtgtagaataattcagggaaatgggatgaggggcccaggttcagggccccaggcaaaaaagacttggggcatgatggcagctgatgttacacccaaagaacctttagaaggccaggactctgatttaatcaaccagcagaaaagcaatcacatggcagaaagggattacctgataagtcagtcaaaaggcaatcagattgcaaaaatggattacacttggggagaatacaggccttttaaaccaacagggctgtgtccagtgcaaacaactccaatgtaattgtcagatgatgagaagagatttagaaagtggtaaatagaaggtaattagataggttaactgcctgggagagagggtttgcttgtatttcttcagcaggagaaggaatcagatgggtgccaacaagtcatattcgccttgtccatcagagaaagacagaaaaagagaaaggcctcaaaataaaggagaagatctaagaaacatctgacactgaaagagcatggataataagaagactgttaaagaactttaaaaaccagcaggaatcattggacttcctcacacaagatgagactaatggacaatggacttatggacatttataaattttcaatttatgattatgttatatacttctagcatgtgttacgttactatgtgcttatgtaatttatgtaatacttcccatattgatggatttatgtttcaaggtcatttatgtaattatctgtaatacttcccatattgatggatttatgtttcaaggtcatgactgtcctatgttctaaatcaaaagaaagggggagatgttagtattactaagtgagaactgaggttttctggacaatcacactgtctttctctgatcttcacaggcaattctttttgtgtttctgcctcttcctctcctccttcttgctccacccatgaagggttaattgagggaggagatgggaggtgttatgttactatgttactatgtgcttatgtaatttatgtaattatctgtaatacttcccatattgatggatttatgtttcaaggtcatgactgtcctatgttctaaatcaaaagaaagggggagatgttgggattactaggtgagaactgaggttgtctggatggtgacaaggtgagaattcaggttttctggacaattacaaggtgagaactcaggttgacttgatagagggggcaagctcattggctggggtggttcttcccagaagcccttgcattatcccacgcccattctctgggagaataaaagagaggactcccagagacaagaggaagactctgaattgcatcaggcttgacggggctctctgcaggaagggaagtcacttctttggacaagagttaacagcaactgcctggagacaacagctcactacaCATTTATTTAGTTGTgaggttttgtttgttgttttaatAACATACAAAGTACTGGGGgtatacaaatggaaaaattccTTCTcttaagagtttacattctaacaggggaGAATAATCCAGACAAGGTTTGGCTCTAATGCAGATGGAGTTTTGAGGTCCAGGGGCATTATAAGGCTGAACAGTCTAACAGCTAACTAGAAGAATTTTTAGTTGATGACTCCCAGTTTAAGTAGTCATTTCCTGTTTCTTTAGCCAGGGATCCCAGAATCATGGGGAATGAGAGAATGGGCCTTAGGCTTCAAGTTGGCCTTTGCTCCAGTTTTCTTCTTGTGGAAGAGATGGAGGTCATAATGCATccagtaaggggaaaaaaagaaaaggatattagCAGCCTGTTTTGGGGGAGTGAGTTGGGGGGAAGTGAGAggaacaaaaacaaaggaaagctTTCTTTATCTGATGCTCACCCTTCCTGGTGTGATCTATTCATTGATATACTAGAGAATATACAGTTAAGTGAGATTTCCATGTTTTCATATAAAGAGTATCTGAAAGAACAAGAGCTGTTTAGAGTGGAAAAAAGAAGATTTAGGTCAGAAATCATGAATACTATGGTCAAATAGTTAAAGGACTTTCATgcagaaataagaataaagataTTTCCAAAGAAGCACAAATAGGAGCAGTAGGTGGAATTAGACTTGAATAGGGAGGATAGGGATAGGGTACATTTGTTTCAAACCGTTTTTCAGCTTCCTCTTCCAAAGTACATATTTGTTTTCTAAGGATTACCACTTCACCCCTAGTCAAACCTTGAATGCCAAGTAGGAGGAAGCATTTGACTTTAGCATCACTTATGACTGATTAGTTTAATAGGAAGCTATCAAATGATCCCATTTCTCTGAGGACTGGAGAAGGCCTGTATTCTCAGCAGTGATTTTTTTGACTTAAGGCTCCTCCTCCCAGATCCCATGGTAAGTTTGCCCCTCTTGGTCTTTGGTGTGGTACAATAGTTCTTTCAGCTAACTGACAGTATTGTTGCTTtaagaaacagaaagggagagCACTGTACACAGCAAAAATTGCCTTTTAGTAAAAGTTGTGGCCCCTTGAAGATGTTCTCTCCTTGtgattgtccagaaaacctcagttctcacttagtaatcctaacattccataacattcatacaccataacttattcagccattccccaactgatggacatccactcccTTTCCAGTCCTTGCCACTACCCAAAGgactgctacagacatttttgcatatgtgggtccttttctctttgggATAATGGCTCAATAGAGACACTAAGATTCCAAGTGTGGAAATGAAAATTATCTAGGATTActctttattattttcacttaGAAGTGAAGTCTAATTGAAGTGAACATTGCCTGCCAAAACAGGTgtatggttcagtggatagaagacTCTGACTTCTTTCTTTGTGAAAGACTTgaagcggaaagggacctgtatgtgccaaaatgtttgtggcagctctttttgtagaggctagaaactggaagttgaatggatgtccatcaattggagaatggttgggtaaattatggtatgtgaaggttatggaatattattgctctgtaagaaatgaccagcaggaggaatacagagaggcttggagagacttacatcaactgatgctgagtgaaatgagcagaaccagtagatcactatacacttcaacaacaatactgtatgaggttgtatgctgatggaagtggaaatgcaatgattccctattgcctccaggatcaaataggaAATTATCCAATAACTTTACAACTTGTACTCCCTGTTAATTCTCTGGACTTTTTTCTCATTATCCTTCCTTCTGCCTTAAGAATATCCTGGATATTCAGTCATACTGGTTCCTTTCCCATTTCTGGAACAAGAAACTCCACCTTGTACCTGAGAATTTTCTGTTAACTGTTCTTCATACCTGGAATATTCTCCTTTCTCACCTTTACCTCCTGGCTTTCCTTGAGTCCCAGTTAAGATGTTGCCTTCTGCAAGAAACCTTGCCAAATGTCTCTTAATTTGATGCTATCCCTTTGAggattttctcaattttattctaCATGTTTGTGCAGAATTGTTTGTAGGTTTTCTCTTCTATAGGACTGTGAACTACTTGAAGACaaaaagaatgtatatatatatatatatgtatatatacatatatatacatatatataaatatttatttttttttgcagacTTGTGATGGACAATGCCTTcaatatccagataaagaactatagagtctaaatgcagatggaagcacaatatttcccctttttagaactttgtttttcctttctcatgtttttcccttttattatgattcttctttcacaatatgactattatggaaatgtttaacatgattgcacatatatagcctatatcaatttgctttttgccttggggaggaagaagggaagggaagaaagaagaaaaatttggaagtcaaaatctaacaaaaatgaatAGTGAAACCTATCTTtttatgtaactggaaaaaaaatactatgaagtaaataagaaaaaaaagtttgccttTTTTGGTATGCCTAGTGCTAAGCATAGTACTTGAtccatagtagatgcttaataaatgttaattaatccTTCTTAGCCTCaggttctttatctataaaatgggtatgataataATATTAGAAACCTCACTAAGTTGTTTTGAGGAACAAATGTGTTGACATATGTATAGTAGTTCACAATCCTTAAATCActataaaaagtgaaatattagATAATAAACCTTTGCCGTGTACTTCAAATTGGACCTGAAAAGATAGCTATCTTTGAAAGCAGAGAAGGTCCTGGTGTTCTCATCCTTATTCCGTCCACACTTGGTTCAGCTTTGAATGTCACATCCTAGAGATGGGTTATTACCAAGAGGGCAGTCAAGATGCTAAAGGAACTGAATCTTCAGTCAAAATGGTGTGTTTTTTCCTTCCAATGTACTGATCCAAGACTAGGAACAAAGAGGGGCCCACATGTTATGTCTAGatctttccttttcctagatATGTTTGTGACTGTGCTTGAGTCCTCTGGAATAGCTTGGGGCTCAGCCTTCAGATCCAGAAGACTGACAGCCAGTAGGACATTACCAGACGGTGACTCTCTAAGACTTTGATCCATTTCCTTTGTCATCTGTTTGAAAGTCCCAAAGGGCAATCCTTATAACTGAACTCATCTATGAAAACCAAAGTCTGTATTGAGATTCAATATTTCTTcaatcattagaatataaataggAGActagatattttttgttttattggtatCGGGAGCCCTTAAGTGAGGAACTTCCTTTTATTATGACTTTTGTACCTTCTCAGTGATTTATTTTGAAGTGTTTTCCAGAGCAATGGAAAGATAAATCATTGCAGAAAGGAAACAGATATATGTACGGAGGGCAGCTTGAACCCAGGACTTGGTAGTTTCAAAGCCAGCCCTTTCTCCTCTGAGATAAAGTTCTTTAGTCAGCCCCTGTCCTTCAACTTTTAGAAAAGGGATCTATAAGGAGTTCTTAGAGGACTTTCTTCCCTCCCAGTAGTTTTCTTAGGGCCTCTTTCACATCTTTGTTCCGAAGGCTGTAGATGAGGGGATTGAGCATAGGTGTTACAACACCATATAAAAGGGAGGCAAGTTTATCCTGCTCTCTGCTGGTCTTGTCCTGAGGCATCATATACATGGCAATGGCTGTTCCATAGAAGATGACCACCACCGTGAGGTGGGAGCTACAGGTGGAGAAAGCCTTCTTTCTGCCCTCGGTTGAGCGAATCTTCAACACAGTCCCGATTATGCGCCCATAGGAGGCAAGGATGAAGACAAAGGGAGCCAGGAGAGTCAGGGAGCTGGTGGCCATCATCAGCAATTCATTCAACCGTAGGTCGCTGCAAGAAAGTTTAATGATGGCCAAGACCTCACAGAAGAAATGGTTGATGATGTGGCTACATACCTCCATTGGTGTGGCCAGCGTTGGTACTACTGAGAAGAAAAAGGCTAAAAGCCAGGATAATCCTGCCAGCTGGATACAGAACCGGTCGTCCATCCTTACTGCATAGCGCAAGGGGTCACTAATTGCTATGCAACGATCGTAGGCCATGACAGCCAGCAAGAGGCACTCCACAACACCCAAGTAGAGAAGGGTGCACATCTGGGCCATGCACTGGCCAACTGAAATGACGGGCATACTGACTAGACAGTTGATGATTGTCTGAGGGATGCTGGAAGAGGTGAAACAGATGTCCAGAAATGACAGATTGCTAAGGAAGAAATACATAGGGGTGTGGAGCCTGCTATCATACTGAACCAAGAGAAGAATGAAGCTGTTCCCAAACAATATTATAAGATAGGCTACTAGGAGCAGACAGAAGAAGATGATTTGGGCTCTAGGGTGTTCTGAAAGCCCAACCAGAATGAAATATGTCACAGCTGTGTTATTTCTTTCCCCCATCACCTTCCTTTGCTACTTTCATTACCTAAAGAGCAATGGGAGTAAAACACACAGGGTCATGAAAAGGATGGACATTTGTATTTTGCTATGTGTTAAGTTTGCAAGGGCTATTGGAGCTCTTTAGTGGAAATTTTCGGATTCTATGAGCCCTTCCATATCTTTGCAGAGGGACTGCACGTTACTATAGCCAGAGTAGTTCATCTTCTTTTGGCCCATTTCTGTTGTTGACCATCTCAACACTTAATAAGCTGGTCTATAACAGATTTCTACTCCACTGTCAGAACTGTATGAGGGAACTTCTTCTATTGGGAGAATCtatagaattttgtattttaaggACACAATATTCAAGGAGTCATAGTTATCTCCATACCCTATGAGTTCTTTATGTAGGGATAAGGGAGACCAGATGGCATAGCAGAGAGTGCAGTGGTTATGGTGTAAGATTATTCAGTTTCGAATCCTACCTTTAATGtttcaatcaatcagcatttattaagctactTGACCAATGTGGACATacataataagaaaataagaaggtGGGACTAGATGGTTTTGAAGAATCAGACACGACTAAACaacaattttataatatatcctGTCACTGGTCATGTTCTATTCTTTCCACCTTCATAATATCTTTCACAGCTCCTATCCATTTGCGGGCCCTCACCATCGCACAcccagactattgcaatagcctccccCTTtgacttttcagaataatgttttaaattatataaagtaaaatgtaTAAGATTATAGAGGAAACTAATTAAATTGAAATGCCgctgtaaaatatattttaagagacCTTTGTAGATCCCAGCTGAATAACATTCGATGCCATCATTATCCCAGTTTCACTCCCATGAATGCAGGCCAACATTTTCCTCTTCAACTTGACCATTTCGGGATTAAACTCACCATTCACCTGACTGTAGAAAGTTGAGCTAAGATTAAGCTCACGTCTAGCGAAATGCAGCAAGTGCTGAATGCGGGTTTAGAAGTTTGGGGTAGGGCCCAGCATCATTGTTTTCCTTGTATTTTCATAActttggtttccccatctgtgaaatgatgatgaaaataccTTTATTACTGTTGCATAGATATGTGGGGAGACTCCTGAGGGGGGAATCTATTCATGTTAAAAGCTAACTATCAGAAACTTTGGCCTGTGTTTGCCCCATGGTGAAGAATATATTCCCAAGTACAAAGAGAGGGTTGACCAAGCAGCTTGACTCattcttatatgatttttttgaATCGAATTCATGGAATATTGTATCCTCCCCTCCCCTAAGCTCTTTTTATTAAGAAGTATTTCCAGAAAGTGTAGCTTATCCAGGAGAGGAGGGATTTCAGGATGGACAGcaattttataagtgaagaaggggaagaaagacaTCTTAGTCAGGTTACTGGCATAGGCTCGTGGTATCTTTCCCAACAGTTGGTATTACCTGATCACACattaaagggaaaggaagatagggctagaaaaaaaatcttccgtGTCATCTtgtccattattttattttacagaaaagtaaactgaggctcaaagagataaATTAATTTACTCAAGATTGAAACATCTGGACTTCAAATCCAGGTCCACTGACTATGAGTTGAGGGCATTTCCTAGTGTACCATATTCCTACCTATGATTTATAGAATCCTAAAGTTAGAatctttctctttcaaaaataTAAGACTTATTTTGTTACACTATCAAATGTAACACTAAGCAGTCCTTAACTATTTTATCAAACGCAACTGAAAATTAATTTAGAGGCCTTTGATCCCAACCTCCCATTTGTTCCAGGATATTCCTTCTTACTACACTTCAGATATTTGTTCACCGAGCATCTTTTTGAATGCTGATGAACTCCCTCTCTTGTGAGGGAGTGCTCCTTATTTGAGCGTTTGTTTCTATATTCAGTCAATGTTTGCTTCCTTATGGCTTAGAGTCAAATGATACCAGCTcaagaaaatgagaagggaacTTCCGATAACGAAACCTGCCCATTTTGCAAATTAGACAACCAAGGAGGAGACATCAGGTGACTTACCCTAAATCACCCAACTCGTAGTTGTCTTAGCAAAGACAGGAGCCCCAGGTCTTCTGTCTCTGAGTATATCATTCCTGCTAAAAAATTACAATGGATTCTCACTCTTTCCTTTGGAGACACTCAGAAAACACCTCCTTTTTCTTCTGACTGACAGTCATTCAGGTATAGGAAGGCGGTGATCACATCtctctcagttttctccaaatcttcataatttccaaatctttcaACCAATTCAAATGATCCCCATCAGGCTTGTTATCTTCCTTTAGTTAGGCTATAGATTTTCCATGTCCCTTTTATCATCATACAATTATAATTAGGTATTCCAAAAACAATGTAGTCTTAGTATAAAGCTCCCAATTTGATCCAATCAGGCAACTAATTCCATGGgacaaaagagaacatttaaaTCAAATTGGACTAAACTTTCCAACCAGTTCATTCAATGCAGTCATTCCATCAAATGTGAATTTGAAATCACTTTCTCAGACTATTAGATAGACGTGGAAATTGTAgatccctaaaaaaaaaagaaatccttttgGCCATAGGCTGATACCTACAATTTATTTATAAGAAGCAGTGTTGTTTGAATTGTTGAATGCCGAATTTAGGGTCAGTAAGACATGTTCTGACCTTATCCTTAATTAACACTAGTAATATAAATAGAGAAAATCATTGGCCTCTGGGACAGTTTAATTTTATCTTGGGTAAAGCAGTGACAACCACGATCATAAAATCTGCCTCATAGGATTGATTGTTGTAAGAAATATCATTGAACTCATTCTTGTGGCAGACCACGGTTTTTAGCGTGGCCATTGCTTTGCTGTATGGCCACGGTTCATCTCTTCAACCTCTCTGATCACtttcttttaaaggaaagatTAGGGCAAAATATTCTATAGGAATCAGGCCAGTAGTGAGTTAATCCAGAATCTGTATCCTTCATTTTCTGGTCATTTGGGTTTCATGGCATTCTAAGTCACCTCTGATTCTGGCTACCTCTGTGACCTTTGGTAAGCCAGTTAACTTaactggtcctcagtttcctcatgtggaaAGCCAGAGTTTgcctagatgatctctgaagtctttCCCAATGTTTCTGTTCTCACCCCGTTCCCCCCCCcacttctctaattttctctaatCACTTGAAATCCCAGTATTTTATAGGTTGCATTTTAATAGTttatgttctaaagtcccttccatcttagatgttttattcttttatggAGAAGGTTGCTTTCAAGAATGTCTAGTTCATAGACTATTTTATAACTTCCTTTCATACAaacattcacatacatacataaatatacatatgtgtatatatatacatatatacatacacacatatgttacaGCATACTCTAtttcattctccctccctcccctcaggATTCTCTCTCTTTACTCCTTCTGAAGCATACTCCCTTGCACATATGGAactagaaggaaggaagagggatatTCTGGAAGCCAGCTTTGTCcgttctggattgggtcaaggagaagacgtcccatggatttgcaagtccagcagtaccacacttttggaggggaagaagaagattcgaaattctaccttcactctggctggaggctccagaagcctcccaagaaacctgctccctgagaaaaggattcacagggaaagaaacctcctcccagagaaggattacaactgagagaccaCAAGAACTTTACTCTATCTCCCCTCCAGATCTAC from Sminthopsis crassicaudata isolate SCR6 chromosome 3, ASM4859323v1, whole genome shotgun sequence includes these protein-coding regions:
- the LOC141560019 gene encoding olfactory receptor 13H1-like → MGERNNTAVTYFILVGLSEHPRAQIIFFCLLLVAYLIILFGNSFILLLVQYDSRLHTPMYFFLSNLSFLDICFTSSSIPQTIINCLVSMPVISVGQCMAQMCTLLYLGVVECLLLAVMAYDRCIAISDPLRYAVRMDDRFCIQLAGLSWLLAFFFSVVPTLATPMEVCSHIINHFFCEVLAIIKLSCSDLRLNELLMMATSSLTLLAPFVFILASYGRIIGTVLKIRSTEGRKKAFSTCSSHLTVVVIFYGTAIAMYMMPQDKTSREQDKLASLLYGVVTPMLNPLIYSLRNKDVKEALRKLLGGKKVL